The proteins below are encoded in one region of Pseudonocardia sp. DSM 110487:
- a CDS encoding TetR/AcrR family transcriptional regulator produces the protein MADTLRERTRRAVRAEIAEAAVALFAERGFDETTVEDIARAVGMTKRSFFRYFPTKEDAVFAGTEVLVEQVVADLEARPAGEDPWACLHQVLRRWQERIHSSAAELAGERLIASTPALRARLHQKRELWRQAARGVLVSRGRLDDFSADLLTNAATAVLDSVEREWVRTDGRADRAELLDRGFAVLRPALAGG, from the coding sequence ATGGCCGACACGCTGCGGGAACGCACCCGGAGGGCCGTCCGGGCCGAGATCGCGGAGGCGGCCGTCGCGCTCTTCGCCGAGCGCGGGTTCGACGAGACCACCGTCGAGGACATCGCCAGAGCGGTCGGGATGACCAAGCGCAGCTTCTTCCGCTACTTCCCGACGAAGGAGGACGCCGTGTTCGCCGGGACCGAGGTCCTGGTGGAGCAGGTGGTCGCAGACCTCGAGGCGCGACCGGCGGGCGAGGACCCGTGGGCGTGCCTGCACCAGGTGCTGCGTCGCTGGCAGGAACGGATCCACTCCTCCGCCGCGGAGCTGGCAGGCGAGCGGCTCATCGCGTCGACGCCCGCCCTGCGCGCGCGGCTGCACCAGAAGCGCGAGCTCTGGCGGCAGGCGGCCCGCGGCGTGCTCGTGTCACGCGGCAGGCTCGACGACTTCTCCGCCGACCTCCTCACGAACGCGGCGACCGCCGTGCTCGACAGCGTCGAGCGCGAGTGGGTGCGCACCGACGGACGTGCCGACCGAGCGGAGCTGCTGGATCGCGGGTTCGCCGTGCTGCGTCCCGCGCTCGCTGGCGGTTGA
- a CDS encoding GNAT family N-acetyltransferase, with the protein MRQARAEDHRAIVERVQSWWADSRTPEQARELSLLLPRLFLQHFATTSLVVEDDTGVRAFLVGFHSADAADEAYIHFVGVDPQLRGTGAARSLYTAFFAQAAKVGRRTVRATTSPSNTGSIAFHRAMGFAVEPGDQEVDGVSVHSDYDGPGQDRVCFRLELEPD; encoded by the coding sequence ATGCGGCAGGCACGCGCCGAGGACCACCGGGCGATTGTGGAGCGCGTGCAGAGCTGGTGGGCCGATTCGCGCACCCCTGAGCAGGCGCGGGAACTCTCGCTGCTCCTGCCGAGGCTGTTCCTGCAGCACTTCGCTACGACCAGCCTCGTGGTCGAGGACGACACCGGGGTCAGGGCCTTCCTCGTGGGCTTCCACTCCGCCGACGCCGCGGACGAGGCGTACATCCACTTCGTCGGCGTCGACCCCCAGCTGCGCGGGACCGGCGCGGCGCGCAGCCTCTACACCGCGTTCTTCGCGCAGGCGGCGAAGGTCGGCAGGCGGACGGTCCGGGCGACCACCTCGCCGTCGAACACGGGATCCATCGCGTTCCACCGTGCGATGGGCTTCGCCGTGGAGCCCGGCGACCAGGAGGTCGACGGCGTCTCCGTGCACAGCGACTACGACGGCCCCGGGCAGGATCGCGTGTGCTTCCGGTTGGAGCTCGAGCCCGACTGA
- a CDS encoding Lrp/AsnC family transcriptional regulator, protein MPPTDRQLDDLDRRVLAHLAADGRASMAELGRAVGLSRTAVLARVQRLERAGVIRGYRADVELPGTSAAHRARVGVVVRTADVAGYVRRLSAMPGVTEIESVTGEYDLMVLVTAPSAGELDAVLDGIQGWRETVRTTTWVVLTRYR, encoded by the coding sequence GTGCCACCGACGGATCGTCAGCTCGACGACCTCGACCGCCGGGTGCTCGCCCACCTCGCGGCCGACGGCCGCGCGTCGATGGCCGAGCTCGGCCGCGCCGTGGGGCTGTCGCGCACCGCCGTGCTGGCCAGGGTGCAGCGCCTCGAGCGGGCCGGGGTGATCCGCGGTTACCGGGCCGACGTGGAGTTGCCCGGCACGTCGGCCGCGCACCGCGCCCGCGTGGGCGTCGTCGTGCGCACCGCGGACGTGGCCGGCTACGTCCGCAGGCTCTCCGCGATGCCCGGGGTGACCGAGATCGAGTCGGTGACCGGCGAGTACGACCTGATGGTGCTGGTCACCGCCCCGAGCGCGGGCGAGCTGGACGCCGTGCTGGACGGCATCCAGGGGTGGCGCGAGACCGTGCGGACGACGACCTGGGTGGTGCTGACGCGCTACCGCTGA
- the lat gene encoding L-lysine 6-transaminase → MTVTPDRVHETLRRHLLVDGFDLVLDTRASHGSWLVDARDGSRYLDLFSFFASAPLGMNHPALTGDAEFLAELTEVAVNKPSNSDIYTTHMAAFVETFERVLGDPALPYLFLVEGGALAVENALKTAFDWKRQHNALHGRPAHLGTKVLHLRKAFHGRSGYTLSLTNTDPRKTALFPTFDWPRIDVPAIRFPLDVAEVEAVEDRALAQAREAFAAHPHDIACFIAEPIQGEGGDNHMRAEFLQAMQALCHEHDALFVLDEVQTGGGMTGTAWAYQQLGLQPDVVAFGKKLQVCGIMAGGRVDEVPDNVFRVSSRINSTWGGGLTDMVRSRRYLEVMETEGLIERAAVLGKRLLDGLATIPEVDNVRGRGLFVAVDLPTAAARDAVLRRLHRDEKVLILGGGERSIRFRPALTIGEDELDAAVAALTRAVRA, encoded by the coding sequence ATGACCGTCACCCCGGACCGCGTCCACGAGACGCTGCGCCGCCACCTGCTCGTCGACGGCTTCGACCTCGTGCTCGACACCAGGGCCAGTCATGGGTCGTGGCTGGTCGACGCCCGCGACGGGTCCCGCTACCTGGACCTGTTCAGCTTCTTCGCCTCGGCGCCGCTGGGCATGAACCACCCTGCGCTGACGGGCGACGCGGAGTTCCTCGCCGAGCTGACCGAGGTGGCGGTCAACAAGCCGTCGAACTCCGACATCTACACCACGCACATGGCCGCGTTCGTCGAGACGTTCGAGCGGGTGCTCGGCGACCCGGCGCTGCCGTACCTGTTCCTCGTCGAGGGCGGGGCCCTCGCGGTCGAGAACGCGCTCAAGACCGCCTTCGACTGGAAACGGCAGCACAACGCACTGCACGGCCGGCCGGCGCACCTGGGCACGAAGGTGCTGCACCTGCGCAAGGCGTTCCACGGCCGCAGCGGCTACACGCTCTCGCTCACCAACACCGACCCGCGCAAGACCGCGCTCTTCCCCACGTTCGACTGGCCGCGCATCGACGTGCCGGCGATCCGGTTCCCCCTCGATGTCGCCGAGGTCGAGGCCGTCGAGGACCGTGCACTCGCACAGGCCCGCGAGGCGTTCGCCGCCCACCCGCACGACATCGCCTGCTTCATCGCCGAGCCGATCCAGGGTGAGGGCGGTGACAACCACATGCGCGCCGAGTTCCTGCAGGCCATGCAGGCGCTGTGCCACGAGCACGACGCCCTGTTCGTGCTCGACGAGGTGCAGACCGGCGGCGGCATGACCGGCACCGCGTGGGCGTACCAGCAGCTGGGGCTGCAGCCGGACGTCGTCGCGTTCGGCAAGAAGCTGCAGGTCTGCGGGATCATGGCGGGCGGTCGCGTGGACGAGGTGCCCGACAATGTGTTCCGGGTGTCCTCGCGGATCAACTCGACCTGGGGCGGCGGGCTCACCGACATGGTGCGTTCGCGCCGGTACCTGGAGGTCATGGAGACCGAGGGCCTCATCGAGCGGGCCGCGGTGCTCGGCAAGCGGCTGCTCGACGGGCTCGCGACGATCCCGGAGGTCGACAACGTGCGCGGCCGCGGGCTGTTCGTGGCCGTCGACCTGCCGACGGCCGCGGCGCGCGACGCCGTACTGCGCAGGCTGCACCGCGACGAGAAGGTGCTGATCCTCGGCGGCGGGGAGCGCTCCATCCGGTTCCGGCCGGCCCTGACGATCGGCGAGGACGAGCTCGACGCGGCCGTCGCCGCGCTCACCAGGGCGGTGCGGGCATGA
- a CDS encoding Uma2 family endonuclease yields MTARPRLLTVAEFAALPENGDVTCELQEGALVISPSPFPEHQRSMRRLLRIIEDQLPDTLEVLPEVDIDLQLVEPSRPGFVRCPDLVVVPTAAIDRREREGGLLPADEVVLAVEIVSVGSERTDRTIKHGEYADAGIPHYWIVDIDSRSTLTACHRAGEFGYVDAPAVTGVFTAEEPFPVRLELDQLVRPPGQR; encoded by the coding sequence GTGACCGCCCGACCCCGGCTCCTGACGGTCGCCGAGTTCGCCGCACTGCCTGAGAACGGCGACGTCACCTGCGAGTTGCAGGAAGGCGCGCTCGTGATCTCACCGAGCCCGTTTCCGGAGCATCAACGCAGCATGCGGAGGCTGCTGAGGATCATCGAGGACCAGCTTCCCGACACCCTCGAGGTGCTCCCGGAGGTCGACATCGACCTCCAGCTCGTCGAGCCTTCGCGGCCCGGGTTCGTCCGCTGCCCCGATCTCGTGGTCGTCCCCACGGCTGCGATCGACCGCCGTGAGCGGGAAGGCGGCCTGCTGCCCGCCGACGAGGTCGTGCTCGCGGTCGAGATCGTGTCGGTCGGATCGGAGCGAACCGACCGCACGATCAAGCACGGGGAGTACGCCGACGCCGGGATCCCGCACTACTGGATCGTCGACATCGACTCCCGCTCCACGCTGACGGCCTGTCACCGAGCGGGCGAGTTCGGTTACGTCGACGCTCCGGCCGTCACCGGCGTGTTCACGGCCGAGGAGCCGTTCCCGGTCCGGCTGGAGCTCGATCAGCTCGTCCGGCCGCCGGGTCAGCGGTAG
- a CDS encoding SDR family NAD(P)-dependent oxidoreductase gives MQDRIALITGSTGGIGKETARGLARLGAHVVLVGRDPQRAAAAAEEMRLDTGNGAVDALTADVSRQADLHRLAAEVGERYGRLDVLVNNAAIVRERRELTEDGVEAMFAANVLAPFLLTHLLLPVLRAAAPGRAVNLTGAIPRGRLDLDNLQGERRYPWFINQTKRALMAMSYEFATRCPAGDVTINVAYPGHAYTDMNRGLSARTFPLAARPLVPLLKLVLPIVYGGDAVAKASRSSVRLASDPSLTGVSGTYFDTRGRPAPWPACARDERNRDVVWALCERLSGRSAPRAMR, from the coding sequence ATGCAGGACCGCATCGCGCTGATCACCGGGAGCACCGGCGGGATCGGCAAGGAGACGGCGCGCGGGCTCGCGCGCCTCGGCGCACACGTCGTCCTCGTGGGCCGCGACCCGCAGCGCGCCGCGGCCGCGGCGGAGGAGATGCGGCTGGACACCGGCAACGGCGCCGTCGACGCGCTCACCGCCGACGTCTCGCGCCAGGCCGACCTGCACCGGCTCGCGGCCGAGGTGGGTGAGCGGTACGGCCGGCTGGACGTGCTGGTCAACAACGCGGCGATCGTCCGGGAGCGCCGGGAGCTCACCGAGGACGGGGTGGAGGCGATGTTCGCCGCCAACGTCCTCGCGCCGTTCCTGCTCACCCACCTGCTGCTGCCGGTGTTGCGCGCCGCGGCGCCCGGCCGGGCCGTCAATCTCACCGGCGCGATCCCCCGAGGCCGGCTCGACCTCGACAACCTCCAGGGGGAGCGGCGCTATCCGTGGTTCATCAACCAGACCAAGCGCGCGTTGATGGCGATGAGCTACGAGTTCGCGACGCGGTGCCCCGCAGGCGACGTGACGATCAACGTCGCCTATCCGGGACATGCGTACACCGACATGAACCGGGGTCTGTCGGCCCGGACGTTTCCACTGGCGGCCCGGCCGCTCGTTCCCCTGCTCAAGCTCGTGCTGCCGATCGTCTACGGCGGCGATGCGGTGGCGAAGGCCTCGCGATCGAGCGTCCGGCTGGCCTCCGATCCCAGCTTGACCGGCGTGAGCGGCACGTACTTCGACACCCGTGGGCGGCCCGCCCCGTGGCCGGCGTGTGCGCGCGACGAGCGCAACCGTGACGTGGTCTGGGCGCTGTGCGAGCGGCTCAGCGGCCGGTCCGCTCCGCGAGCCATGCGGTAG
- a CDS encoding aldehyde dehydrogenase family protein, whose translation MTFAEVREEGQDSAMGTTMGTTREVGAYVGGKWRAEGLGGRVTSIDPARGTPVVTALLADAGGFIEACHVARDAQRAWAAVPAPVRGRVIEQIGRLVEANKEPLAALVTREIGKPIAESRGEVQEVIDTCSFFAGEGRRLYGQTVPSEMPDKQLFTFRVPVGVAAIVTAGNFPVAVPSWYVVPALLCGNAVVWKPAEYTPAIAEAFTELFVRGGLPAGVLNTVLADGTTTFDGLSAALDAGLVDKIGFTGSSAVGVRIGELAGRHLQNPCLELGGKNPLVVMPDADLDLAVEGALFSGFGTAGQRCTSLGTAIVHASVHDEFVRRFDAAVRSAEIGDPTRTDVLYGPMLSARFLAGFERHLDLVRPHHTLHGSTGTGRITPDNPRGDFTGEPGIYAHPTIVDGVVADDALYRTETFGPIVGVATFETFDDAVALANGHGYGLSAAIYTSTPVHAFRFRERVSAGMVSVNNSTSGAEAHLPFGGNGRSGNGSRQSGIWVLDQFTRWQSMNWDYAGKLQKAQMDTAVLPADAEFRLPEA comes from the coding sequence ATGACCTTTGCCGAGGTGCGCGAAGAGGGCCAGGATTCCGCAATGGGCACGACGATGGGTACGACGCGCGAGGTCGGCGCGTACGTCGGTGGGAAGTGGCGCGCCGAGGGCCTCGGCGGCCGCGTCACCTCGATCGACCCGGCAAGGGGCACGCCGGTCGTCACCGCGCTGCTGGCCGACGCGGGTGGATTCATCGAGGCCTGCCATGTTGCCAGGGATGCGCAGCGGGCATGGGCCGCCGTTCCGGCGCCGGTGCGGGGCCGGGTGATCGAGCAGATCGGCAGGCTCGTCGAGGCCAACAAGGAGCCGCTCGCCGCACTCGTCACGCGCGAGATCGGCAAGCCGATCGCGGAGTCCCGCGGCGAGGTACAGGAGGTCATCGACACCTGCTCCTTCTTCGCGGGCGAGGGCAGGCGGCTCTACGGCCAGACCGTGCCCAGCGAGATGCCGGACAAGCAGCTGTTCACGTTCCGGGTGCCGGTCGGGGTGGCCGCGATCGTCACGGCCGGGAACTTCCCGGTGGCCGTGCCGTCCTGGTACGTGGTGCCTGCGCTGCTGTGCGGCAACGCGGTCGTCTGGAAGCCGGCCGAGTACACGCCCGCGATCGCCGAGGCGTTCACCGAGCTGTTCGTGCGCGGCGGGCTGCCCGCGGGCGTGCTGAACACCGTGCTCGCCGACGGCACCACCACCTTCGACGGCCTGTCCGCCGCGCTCGACGCCGGGCTCGTCGACAAGATCGGATTCACCGGCTCGTCGGCCGTCGGCGTGCGGATCGGGGAGCTCGCCGGGCGACACCTGCAGAACCCGTGCCTGGAGCTGGGCGGCAAGAACCCACTGGTCGTGATGCCCGACGCCGATCTCGACCTCGCCGTCGAGGGCGCCCTGTTCTCCGGGTTCGGCACGGCGGGGCAGCGCTGCACGTCGCTGGGCACCGCGATCGTCCACGCATCGGTGCACGACGAGTTCGTGCGCCGCTTCGACGCTGCCGTCCGGTCCGCCGAGATCGGCGACCCGACCCGCACCGACGTGCTGTACGGACCGATGCTCTCCGCGCGGTTCCTCGCGGGATTCGAGCGGCACCTCGACCTGGTCCGGCCGCACCACACCCTGCACGGCTCCACCGGCACCGGCCGGATCACACCCGACAACCCGCGCGGCGACTTCACCGGCGAGCCCGGGATCTACGCCCACCCGACGATCGTCGACGGCGTGGTCGCCGACGACGCCCTGTACCGCACCGAGACCTTCGGCCCGATCGTCGGCGTCGCGACGTTCGAGACGTTCGACGACGCCGTCGCGCTCGCGAACGGCCACGGCTACGGCCTCTCCGCGGCGATCTACACCTCCACCCCGGTACACGCGTTCCGGTTCCGGGAGCGGGTGAGCGCCGGCATGGTGAGCGTCAACAACTCGACATCGGGGGCCGAAGCCCACCTCCCCTTCGGCGGCAACGGGCGCTCCGGCAACGGGAGCCGGCAGTCCGGGATCTGGGTCCTCGATCAGTTCACCCGGTGGCAGTCGATGAACTGGGACTACGCGGGCAAGCTCCAGAAGGCGCAGATGGACACCGCCGTGCTCCCGGCCGACGCCGAGTTCCGCCTACCGGAGGCCTGA
- a CDS encoding AraC family transcriptional regulator, giving the protein MTASVVEGAFRTCGRAPAAWLRPYVSAYTGYRQEPTPPSVHQGVASAHLTFLFCLDGRVEMLSNADPSKPPGSFAAAVGGLHDGPARIAQGAPQTGLQLRLTWRGARALLGVPAGTLAGDTVDLRDLLSGRATALLDRLASADGWTERFDLLDAELSRILRRGRGESGVLPEVGYAWDRLAETGGNLRIEELAREVGWSRRYLADKFRAETGLAPKAAARVIRFEGACDRLLAPRRPALADVAAEAGYVDQAHLARDFRDLAGLPATAWLAERTGR; this is encoded by the coding sequence ATGACCGCCTCCGTCGTCGAGGGCGCGTTCCGCACCTGCGGGCGCGCGCCGGCGGCGTGGCTGCGCCCGTACGTCAGCGCGTACACCGGCTACCGGCAGGAACCGACCCCGCCCTCGGTCCACCAGGGCGTGGCGTCGGCCCATCTCACCTTCCTGTTCTGCCTCGACGGCCGCGTCGAGATGCTCAGCAACGCCGATCCGAGCAAGCCACCGGGCAGCTTCGCCGCCGCCGTCGGCGGCCTGCACGACGGCCCGGCCCGGATCGCACAGGGCGCTCCGCAGACGGGCCTGCAGCTGCGGCTCACATGGCGCGGCGCCCGTGCGCTGCTCGGTGTGCCGGCAGGGACCCTGGCCGGTGACACCGTCGATCTCCGCGACCTGCTCTCCGGCCGCGCCACCGCGCTGCTGGACCGGCTCGCATCCGCCGACGGCTGGACGGAACGGTTCGACCTGCTCGACGCCGAGCTTTCCCGAATCCTGCGGCGCGGGCGCGGCGAGAGCGGCGTGCTGCCGGAGGTCGGCTACGCGTGGGACCGGCTGGCCGAGACCGGCGGCAACCTCCGCATCGAGGAGCTGGCGCGCGAGGTCGGGTGGAGCAGGCGGTATCTCGCCGACAAGTTCCGCGCCGAGACCGGGCTCGCCCCGAAGGCCGCCGCCCGCGTGATCCGCTTCGAGGGCGCGTGCGACCGGCTGCTGGCGCCGCGCCGTCCCGCTCTCGCGGACGTGGCAGCCGAAGCGGGCTACGTCGACCAGGCCCACCTCGCCCGCGACTTCCGCGACCTGGCCGGCCTCCCCGCTACCGCATGGCTCGCGGAGCGGACCGGCCGCTGA
- a CDS encoding DNA translocase FtsK yields MAGRTTAGGGRSTAAASSARSAAGSSRGRRTPASRKTSGGRSGSTRRAPARKQPDLIDRGIDGVGRGIARLGRSVGRAVGRTRELDPAHRRDGLGVALLVLGVVAAAGIWWGAGGPVGNWLSGAVAAVVGRGSVVLPVLVVGIGMLLMATKPHPESRPRVAVGSLLLALGVLGLVHIASGRPDDPAVWSRGGGAIGYVAATPLATGLTSWVAVPVLVLLSGYAFLVLTGTPVREVPNRFRRLTGQAVDEPAPAAEDPGEVVADPPSVALRRPSRRRQASRVADAYREDGAETPDALDPPAEEAPPPPKRKPVVVPATPPAEPEPEGAVGEQLRLTVQPSAADAVPYKLPPSDLLPSGPAPKTRSRANDAMIESISGVLEQFNVDAQVTGFTRGPTVTRYEIELGPAVKVEKITQLQRNISYAVATDNVRLLAPIPGKSAVGIEVPNTDREMVRLGDVLRSSAARSEQHPLGIGLGKDIEGHFLVANLAKMPHLLVAGSTGSGKSSFVNSMLVSLLSRATPDEVRMILIDPKMVELTPYEGIPHLITPIITQPKKAASALAWLVEEMEQRYQDMQANKVRHVDDFNKKVRSGEITAPLGSEREYRPYPYILCIVDELADLMMTAPRDVEDAVVRITQKARAAGIHLVLATQRPSVDVVTGLIKTNVPSRLAFATSSLTDSRVILDQPGAEKLIGMGDGLYLPMGAGKPVRMQGAFVGDEEISSVVAFAKEQAEPTYNEGVTTQKAGEAKEIDPDIGDDLDVLIQAAELIVTSQFGSTSMLQRKLRVGFAKAGRLMDLLESRGIVGPSEGSKAREVLIKPDELENVLWLIRGGGPAPDGDDDE; encoded by the coding sequence ATGGCAGGACGGACGACCGCCGGCGGCGGCAGGAGCACCGCGGCAGCGTCGTCAGCTCGATCGGCGGCCGGGTCTTCGCGTGGGCGTCGCACGCCCGCGTCCCGCAAGACCTCGGGCGGCCGGTCCGGTTCCACGCGACGAGCGCCGGCGCGCAAGCAGCCCGACCTGATCGACCGCGGCATCGATGGCGTCGGCCGGGGGATCGCCCGGCTCGGGCGGTCGGTGGGCCGCGCCGTGGGGCGCACGCGCGAGCTCGACCCCGCTCACCGCCGCGACGGGCTGGGTGTGGCGCTGCTCGTGCTCGGCGTGGTGGCTGCGGCCGGCATCTGGTGGGGCGCGGGTGGCCCGGTGGGCAACTGGCTCTCCGGTGCGGTGGCCGCGGTCGTCGGGCGCGGCTCTGTGGTGCTTCCCGTGCTCGTCGTGGGCATCGGGATGCTGCTGATGGCCACCAAGCCGCACCCGGAGTCGCGGCCGCGGGTGGCCGTCGGCTCGCTGCTGCTCGCTCTCGGCGTCCTCGGGCTGGTGCACATCGCGTCCGGCCGCCCGGACGACCCGGCGGTCTGGTCGCGCGGCGGAGGCGCGATCGGTTACGTCGCCGCCACCCCGCTGGCCACCGGGCTGACGTCGTGGGTGGCGGTTCCGGTCCTCGTGCTGCTGTCGGGCTACGCGTTCCTGGTGCTGACCGGCACCCCGGTGCGCGAGGTGCCGAACCGGTTCCGGCGCCTCACCGGGCAGGCCGTCGACGAGCCCGCACCGGCCGCGGAGGACCCGGGCGAGGTCGTCGCCGACCCGCCGTCGGTGGCGCTCCGGCGCCCGTCGCGCCGCCGGCAGGCCTCCCGCGTTGCCGACGCCTACCGGGAGGATGGTGCCGAGACCCCCGACGCGCTCGACCCGCCGGCCGAGGAAGCCCCGCCTCCCCCGAAGCGCAAGCCCGTCGTCGTGCCGGCCACGCCGCCCGCAGAGCCCGAGCCCGAGGGCGCGGTGGGGGAGCAGTTGCGGCTCACCGTGCAGCCGTCGGCAGCGGACGCCGTCCCCTACAAGCTGCCGCCCAGCGACCTGCTGCCCAGCGGGCCGGCGCCGAAGACCCGGAGCCGCGCCAACGACGCGATGATCGAGTCGATCAGCGGGGTGCTGGAGCAGTTCAACGTCGACGCGCAGGTCACCGGGTTCACCCGCGGCCCGACCGTCACGCGGTACGAGATCGAGCTGGGCCCGGCCGTCAAGGTCGAGAAGATCACCCAGCTGCAGCGCAACATCTCCTACGCGGTGGCCACCGACAACGTGCGGCTGCTCGCGCCGATCCCCGGCAAGTCCGCGGTGGGCATCGAGGTGCCCAACACCGACCGCGAGATGGTGCGCCTCGGCGACGTGCTGCGCTCGTCGGCCGCGCGCTCCGAGCAGCACCCGCTCGGCATCGGGCTGGGCAAGGACATCGAAGGCCACTTCCTGGTCGCGAACCTCGCGAAGATGCCCCACCTGCTGGTCGCGGGCTCCACCGGCTCCGGCAAGTCGAGCTTCGTGAACTCGATGCTGGTGTCGCTGCTGTCACGGGCCACGCCGGACGAGGTCCGGATGATCCTCATCGACCCCAAGATGGTCGAGCTCACGCCGTACGAGGGCATCCCGCACCTGATCACGCCCATCATCACCCAGCCGAAGAAGGCCGCGTCCGCGCTGGCCTGGCTCGTGGAGGAGATGGAGCAGCGCTACCAGGACATGCAGGCCAACAAGGTCCGCCACGTCGACGACTTCAACAAGAAGGTCCGCTCGGGCGAGATCACCGCGCCGCTCGGCAGCGAGCGGGAGTACCGGCCCTACCCGTACATCCTCTGCATCGTCGACGAGCTGGCCGACCTGATGATGACCGCCCCGCGCGACGTCGAGGACGCGGTCGTGCGGATCACGCAGAAGGCCCGCGCCGCCGGGATCCACCTGGTGCTCGCCACGCAGCGGCCGTCCGTCGACGTGGTGACCGGCCTGATCAAGACCAACGTGCCGTCCCGGCTGGCGTTCGCCACCTCGTCGCTCACCGACTCGCGGGTCATCCTCGACCAGCCCGGCGCCGAGAAGCTCATCGGCATGGGCGACGGGCTCTACCTGCCGATGGGCGCGGGCAAGCCGGTGCGCATGCAGGGCGCGTTCGTCGGCGACGAGGAGATCTCCTCGGTGGTCGCGTTCGCCAAGGAGCAGGCCGAGCCCACCTACAACGAGGGTGTCACCACGCAGAAGGCCGGCGAGGCCAAGGAGATCGACCCGGACATCGGTGACGATCTCGACGTGCTGATCCAGGCCGCCGAGCTGATCGTCACCTCGCAGTTCGGGTCGACGTCGATGCTGCAGCGCAAGCTGCGCGTCGGCTTCGCGAAGGCCGGGCGGCTGATGGACCTGCTCGAGTCGCGGGGGATCGTCGGGCCGTCGGAGGGGTCCAAGGCGCGCGAGGTGCTGATCAAGCCGGACGAGCTGGAGAACGTGCTCTGGCTCATCCGCGGCGGTGGGCCCGCGCCGGACGGCGACGACGACGAGTGA